The following nucleotide sequence is from Acyrthosiphon pisum isolate AL4f chromosome A2, pea_aphid_22Mar2018_4r6ur, whole genome shotgun sequence.
CAGTGACTAGAAGTACGACGAGCTCAGCTCTTGAAAATCTTTGTTACCAAAAGAATAGAAAAGAAGACATGgcttataagtaaaatattaaataaaatagtatagcaTTCAAAACATATATACCGACGTTGATCtcactaaatattatgatatgtgcTTTAGACGAAGAAGTTATCCAGCTCGAATCGAAAACGAAAACAAAGGTATACGATTTGCTGTGCGTTCTTTGGGATGGGTAGAAATTTGCGAAGATGATTTAACCCCAGAAAGAAGTAGCAAAGCTGTAAATAAGTGTATTGTTGATCTATCACTTGGACGTAACGACTTTATTGATAATGTCGGGCGATGGGGAGACGTGAGTACCTATAtccgtatatacctataaatacctacataactgctaaataaatataatttttttttaatggataacATTATAGGGAAAAGACCTTTTTATGGATTTGGATGAAGGCGCGTTGAAATTAATAGATCCAGAGAATCTCACTGTGTTGAATACGCAACCCATACACACAATTAGAGTATGGGGAGTTGGACGAGACAATGGCAGGTTTGTTAGCCAttgatatcatatttatattgttacctacattaataatgtattgtttttataatccaTTGTTGTTCTGTTTTTTCAATGCTTTACCCACAGggaaaggtaataataataatgtatacaatttaattatgagtttaaaaaaataataacaataagataTAAAAGTAATGTAGTTTAGTGGCATTAGATATATCCATAAATCgaactaacaaaattatttctcAGAGATTTTGCGTATGTAGCTCGTGACAGAATAACTCGGCGACACATGTGCCATGTGTTCAGATGTGACATGCCTGCTCGTACGATTGCTAACACTCTTAGggacatttgtaaaaaaatcatgatcgAGCGCAGTCTCCAGCAGAACATTTCTAGATCTACAGACATAAGTACACACtaaaacatgttatttttttaaaaggcgACTAATTAGTACCGTTTCGTAGATACTGCAACAAAAATGAATCAGCCGGTTAGACCGACGAACCTTCCATTGGAATATCGCAAACGTAGAAGTTACCGAGGCAGTTACTCTGCAACCACCAACTTGAGTATACACAATAcgtctttttatattattcaattatgtaataattgtgcaatattatttttaaagctcAATCATTCCCCACACCGATGGAAGAACCACGTAAAGTCATTCGAGCCACTTACTTGGGTTCAATTGAAGTGAGCAAGGCATCCGGAATGGATGTACTAAATGACGCGATTGTTGCTTTGGAAAATTCTCCTACATCAGTACCCCAAACGGTTACAGTTGCTGTAGCACCTTCAATGATTACCATACAACAAGATACTGTAATACAATAGATATTCAAAAACATGTTAAACACGACCATTCATTATATCTGTTGATTTTCAGGATGAAGGAGATCAAATGGTTGAATGTCGAGTGAGGTACTTATCATTTTTGGGAATaggtcaaaatataaaacaatgtgcTTTTATAATGCATACTACCCAAGATTTGTTCATTGCACATGTGTTCGAGTGTGATCCATCCGCTGGAACACTTTGTAAAACTATCGAAGCAGCATGCAAAGTATGTCGAATAgaaatcatacaaaatattaaatacaatgatGATTAAttgttgttaacattttatttaaatttttaatttttgcagtTACGGTACCAAAAATGTTTAGATGCACATCCTCAAGGTTTGAATCCAAATGCATCTTTAAGTCACAATATTAATAGTCCAAATGTAAATGGCATATCAAGGAAAGGTATCAGTTCTACATTAAAGTCATTGGTGGGCACCATCACGGGTCGTAAAATGAAATTAACCCAATCCTGAGAAGAAGTCTTCACGCTACAGGTACAAATTATTACTAACTAAAACTTAGAAAAAACTTATTtacatgattttttataatttaggaaGAATTAACAAATCCTGGAGTGCGTGAAGTAATACCACATAGACATTTGCAGTCTCCacacactataaaatattatgctctatCGACCAGTTTACAGTCGTTGTTGTCACCAACCATTGACAACCGGACCATAAATAACCCTTACTAATTCTTGATTAAGACACTAAATTGTGACTAATAATCACTTAGGGAAATGAAGCATATGAAGTAACTTTAGTTTACTCATTTTGAGATACCacttatttaaataggtatagagTTATAGAAGACAGtccttgaatactttttaattgtGGACTTGATCTTACTTGTCCTTAAATGctgtgtattattaaataataatgtatacttataaatatatatatatatatattatagaaattaggCCTTCAAATGTTgctaaaatttataatactatgaaaAAGAATCTCATTTAAATTAAGCCAAAGCTGGTTTTTAATCATTAGGAAATAAAGATGACAATAACCTGAAGTTTTACAAGCATGtagacaaaaatttaaaaagcaccttttttatttttcttaaatgctCTCCACATATCAagctttatttataatatttttttgactgataatttttttcttcaaacataattatttaaaacctaaataaaacaaaattaaattcctaCTATTGAGTGATCTCAAAAATTTTGGTACATGggttatttgtaaattaaacatagcttgttaaaaactaattcatatattttagggAATATGCACAACTATATTGATGTTGTGAAGTTTAGAGCTAAGCTTTataagtgttaaaataaaaaataaaaataaaaatattaacaagttcacttaaattgtacatttattcaatattatgacagtcttagtttttatttttattttccaaaattgGTTTACATCGCCTAAACCGATTTACAAAAGTTTAAAGGTATTAATAAATGTGAATTATTACATACTGATTCataaagttttaacattttaaatggaaaaaaaaattataaaaacaaagcCTTAACTTTTCTACCAACCACTTGACGGTCATAAAGTGCATTAAACTTGTTACAGTAATCATTTACTTCATTACTACATTTTGTCAATACTCCCAAGTAAGCAATCAGTGCTACATCATTACAATGTGTATACAAATCCCTGTAAAACTCTCCAGATTCCATAACTGGCAGTCGATGACACAAAGAAACGAATTCCctagaaaatagaaaatgtttaaatataatatattttttattgacaaataatttataacttaatttacttaataattgttattggtttcataattggattttttttttattattattattattattattattatgctaatatttctggttattattagttttataacaaacactaaataaaataagattttgtttattataatatacttaatattttatagaaccaTTATATCAggcatttttaattaactaatttatctAGTACTATAttgattgtatttaaatataaatccatcTTGGACAATATAATGGTAAGCTTTCTGGTAAGAAAAGCTCTTAAACAGAAGATATCTTCATGTATGGTAGTTggatgacatattatataattattaatataaaagtacattacatattatacatctgCAAATTCATAAACgcaatgaaaaacaaattaagcgATTGAAGAAAATGATATGCAATTtaaaagtgaaattaaattactatttaaagcTATTggtggtattttataatttataaacaattatatagaaGTACAAGtaattggttttaatattatttgtaaatggGTATGCTATGCAAATTTCTGGTGAGAAAATCAATGTGTTCTAGTCTTGGACAAACATTGTAATGATGAATTTTTGGGAAGAAATTTTAAACCATATGcaactgattataatatataatagggaAATTGcacttaaatacaatatagtatttacacattaattaggtatattaaataaaattaagtgttcaggaaaatatatgtacttactGATTAACTGATAACATCAGTTACCATATTGGAATTCAGACCTTGATACCATACAAGTCGGTATGCAACTACTATGGGCGTCACCGTTTTCAGGCAAaatgtacccttcccttttcggccagtATCACTTTTCGCCCAAAATGTACCgttcccttttcggccaaaacatattgtttcttttacaattataataactgaacttaacaatttttatatttaattaaatatgtttgcacccataaatgtgattttttgataaatattcttacatacaataaattacaactaagtgaaaaaataataaaataaaacaattggcattaaaatggtttaacatattattagctTAGTcggaaatcttaatattttgacatattcatgaattcatattttactatcataattattattatatatcttcttattacctatatgtattatatgactatattacattttattcaattataatataagagataacattgtttataaatactaatataatataatcaattgtaacaatattttttaacaatttattgccaatcgttttattttttttcagtttttttacagttttaagtaataatgtttaaaaaaaaaaaatcacaattttggatacaataatatttaattaaatataaaaattattaagtttagttgttataattgtaaattttaaagaaaactgtagGTGGTGGCTGAAAAGGGACAGTGGCAGAAAAGGGATGGGTACATTTGGCCGAAAAGGGGGCCACCCACTACTATAcatcaattatataattgatgTCCTATCTAATTGGTTTTATTGAAAATCTTGCATGGTTATagtttaatgaattttattgtttaaacaaatatttttattttgatactcTTGACTGTTATTTATGGAATTctattatatttcaacaatcatcgtttatttatatatttagtaccaGGCATGGATCTatcaatttaacaatattaagtattacaaatttaattaataatttaaatttatggattttaagatatatgatttattatgtaaataaataaaaagtattatataacaCTGATAAATAGGGGAGGGGGAAGAGTTAAAGCCTCTTAATCACCCTGGATCCGCGCCTGTTACTGGTGCTTAGACCTATTTTTTATTGAGAAGATTAGGTAGTTTCTTTTGAGAAATTTTAGTTATGAATTGATAGTtgatgaaaaaaacaattatttaggcactaacaataattattataagttaacttTCCTTAAgacttaaattcaaattattcacCTCAATAATTCATTGTTTACTGATTCATCAGTTTTCTTTACTTCCTTCAAATACTGGAGTAACATTTTAACTCTACTATGGAGCATCTTGATGGCATTAAACTGAACAGTTAATGTTTCAGCGACCAAACTATTTTCTTGTGCATCATTGCTTGACATTCGTGCAACATGATCAACACCAATACGCTCTGCATCTTCAGTAGATAAGGTGTATGTTAattcaacaaataacatttttggcaCTCcattcattatatcaataatggATTCATATACTTTGACTGGCAGATCAGTATGTCCACCATGAGGatccattttcaaaaatatgggaCTTTCAGCAATATTTATGATTTGCTTATGTACATCAATATCCCGAAATGTCGGTTTATCTGAACCAGTACCAGTTATGTACCATCCAAGGAAGTCCAAGTCACAAAACacctaatacaataaatatacaattagaaAAATAAGGATCTGAATATTAAGACAAATgactattgtacatttgtacctgtTTAAATTGTTCTTCTTTAGAGTTGTAGTAATCTCTATCAATAACCATTGTCACATTATCTTCAAGTAGAGTATATGACAATTCAAACGAGTTCATTATTTCAAGTGTTCGATCCTTTTGTTTACCAATCAATGCCCCGATTGAAGGAACTGAACTACCAACTTGAGCCGTTAAACGAGTCCAGTGTTCAGATATATTAAGAATGACTAGTGGATGTAAAGATATAGACACACTACCCGTAACATTTGTAgctaaaacattattttgaggTTCGTCTACTTCCATTTCCACACTTGTGTCTTCCATATTGgaataagtttaataaaatattaaaagaaaaaaaaaattatcacaaattTAGTACCAAATCtacgaattaaataataatttaaaatttaaaaaaaaaactacttattaattataaaatacgtagAATGAACAATAGTCAAATACGAATTTTGTGTTGTTATCACTTTGATAACTGATGTGCATTATACATCGAGATGTATATACTACACTGGAGCGCGCACGAGTCGTCAAAAAACGAGCCGGCTCGTTGATTCGCTTCCCCCACCATTGCATGGCAAAAGGACTGGATGGCACAAGCCAGTGCGTTACGTCGTTGCGCAATTTCGATTATTTCATTCTGTTTACTGGTTAAATTCCTGCTTTATTGTAAATTCAATCAAACTTATTTAATCATGGTAATTTCGTGTTCCTCATATGGGTGTACAAACCGGCGGAAAAAAGGATGTGGTATACAATTTCACCGGTATgtaaaaacataggtaccttTAGTCATTTTTGTTCCgattattctaatataaataggcAAATAtccttaatattatacaagataaaCGTTACTGTCTGAtgagtatattttgtttacctGGCTTAGCTTTCCTCTAAAGAGGCCATCCGTTTTGGCAAAGTGGATACATGAAATGAAACGCAAAAACTTCAAACCTTCTGAGTATAGCTATTTATGCAGCGAACACTTTACAAATGAAGACTACCAAATCCGTCCAGGAGCAAATGTGAAATGGNNNNNNNNNNNNNNNNNNNNNNNNNNNNNNNNNNNNNNNNNNNNNNNNNNaattttttatttgtgtaatttggGTTACTAATAACTACTTCATTTGTGTTTGGGATTAATAAATCGAAAATGGTACGTGTTGAGCGGCCAAACATAAGTTTTGCTGGCGTTTCATTTGTGGTTGAGTGTACAGTATTtctatacatcaataaaaatttattcaaatggtGTAATGATgttgaacatttattaaaaaattgcttAACTATTTTTACTCCAGATTCGGCAAATCCATTTGAGGCTGGGTGGAAAGGTGCCCCTGTCAAGTGCCTGATACCTAGTGTCTTGCAATATGACTGGAATTCATcgccattaaaacattttgcatTGTCAGTTGTTATTGTTCTGGGAATGCCAAAACGTGCAATTAACTCAGACAGTTTTGTTATGACCGTTTGTGCTGTCATCGAATTTACTTGAAAAACTTCTAGCCACTTTGTGGTTGCATCGACAATAATTaggaatgttttgtttttgtacggACCTAAGAAATCGCAATGCACTCTCGTCCATTGTCTTTGTGGCCATTTCCACGGAGTTAGTACTGACTTAGGAGGATTAGGTCTCGCATTTATGCATTCATTGCAGTTTCGGGCCATATCCTCAATTTCTTTATCTATACTAGGCCACCAGAAATACGAACGCGCAATGCTTTTCATACTCGACATGCCAATATGACAAGAATGCAGTTCAGTTAGAATTGACTTACGAAATTTGGTTGGTATGATTACTCTATAGCCCCAAAATAAACAATCTTGTTCAGCAGTAATTTCTATTTTGCGTGTATTATACGAGTTTAATTCGGAATTTATTGAAAAGTCATTACTCCATGAACCTGTTTTTGTAGCGTGTAATACTCTAGAGGTAATTGGATCTCTTttcgtttcaattttaattttgtgccaATCTAGCGGGAATGGTGACTGTTCGTGAATAAAATTGATGTGAGCGTCatcatattcattaatattattgttgcattgGTTTGTTTTAATGCGTGATAAAAAGTCAGCAGTATTTCCTTctgatttaatatacttaatttcaaAATCGAATGAAGAAAGAACGTATGCCCAACGTTGTAAGCGATTTGCCGCATAAATTGGTATTccttttttttctccaaatatgTGGATTAACGGTTTGTGATCAGTAACTAATGTAAATTTTCTACCGTATaaataatcgtaaaatttttgaaCACCAAAAATTATGGCTAGACCTTCTTTTTCGATTTGTGGAAATTTGCATTCACTGTTTGACAATACTCGTGATGCATATGCAATTGGTCTTTCTGAGTGGTCAGGATAAGTGTGCGATATGATTGCACCTAGTGCGTATGACGAAGAATCGACCGTGAGTTTTATGGGAAGTTTTTGGTCATAATGTGCTAACACAGGACTTGagataagcattttttttatgttattatatgctTGATCACATTCTGGTGACCATagccattttttttcttgtcttaGTAATGAGTATAACGGTTTAAGAATGTCTGCTGCTCTTGgaacaaatttaatgtaatatgttactaaacctaaaaatgattttaacatagttttattttctggaACCAGGGCCGATTGTATTGCATTTATGTGTTTAGTTAAGGTGTGCAAGCCATGCTCATCGATTTTATGACCTAAATATTCAATTGAATTTTTGAGAAAActacatttgttttgtttaacccTTAAACCAACTTCGGATAAAacgttaagtaattttttaatcNNNNNNNNNNNNNNNNNNNNNNNNNNNNNNNNNNNNNNNNNNNNNNNNNNNNNNNNNNNNNNNNNNNNNNNNNNNNNNNNNNNNNNNNNNNNNNNNNNNNNNNNNNNNNNNNNNNNNNNNNNNNNNNNNNNNNNNNNNNNNNNNNNNNNNNNNNNNNNNNNNNNNNNNNNNNNNNNNNNNNNNNNNNNNNNNNNNNNNNNNNNNNNNNNNNNNNNNNNNNNNNNNNNNNNNNNNNNNNNNNNNNNNNNNNNNNNNNNNNNNNNNNNNNNNNNNNNNNNNNNNNNNNNNNNNNNNNNNNNNNNNNNNNNNNNNNNNNNNNNNNNNNNNNNNNNNNNNNNNNNNNNNNNNNNNNNNNNNNNNNNNNNNNNNNNNNNNNNNNNNNNNNNNNNNNNNNNNNNNNNNNNNNNNNNNNNNNNNNNNNNNNNNNNNNNNNNNNNNNNNNNNNNNNNNNNNNNNNNNNNNNNNNNNNNNNNNNNNNNNNNNNNNNNNNNNNNNNNNNNNNNNNNNNNNNNNNNNNNNNNNNNNNNNNNNNNNNNNNNNNNNNNNNNNNNNNNNNNNNNNNNNNNNNNNNNNNNNNNNNNNNNNNNNNNNNNNNNNNNNNNNNNNNNNNNNNNNNNNNNNNNNNNNNNNNNNNNNNNNNNNNNNNNNNNNNNNNNNNNNNNNNNNNNNNNNNNNNNNNNNNNNNNNNNNNNNNNNNNNNNNNNNNNNNNNNNNNNNNNNNNNNNNNNNNNNNNNNNNNNNNNNNNNNNNNNNNNNNNNNNNNNNNNNNNNNNNNNNNNNNNNNNNNNNNNNNNNNNNNNNNNNNNNNNNNNNNNNNNNNNNNNNNNNNNNNNNNNNNNNNNNNNNNNNNNNNNNNNNNNNNNNNNNNNNNNNNNNNNNNNNNNNNNNNNNNNNNNNNNNNNNNNNNNNNNNNNNNNNNNNNNNNNNNNNNNNNNNNNNNNNNNNNNNNNNNNNNNNNNNNNNNNNNNNNNNNNNNNNNNNNNNNNNNNNNNNNNNNNNNNNNNNNNNNNNNNNNNNNNNNNNNNNNNNNNNNNNNNNNNNNNNNNNNNNNNNNNNNNNNNNNNNNNNNNNNNNNNNNNNNNNNNNNNNNNNNNNNNNNNNNNNNNNNNNNNNNNNNNNNNNNNNN
It contains:
- the Cops6 gene encoding COP9 signalosome complex subunit 6 gives rise to the protein MEDTSVEMEVDEPQNNVLATNVTGSVSISLHPLVILNISEHWTRLTAQVGSSVPSIGALIGKQKDRTLEIMNSFELSYTLLEDNVTMVIDRDYYNSKEEQFKQVFCDLDFLGWYITGTGSDKPTFRDIDVHKQIINIAESPIFLKMDPHGGHTDLPVKVYESIIDIMNGVPKMLFVELTYTLSTEDAERIGVDHVARMSSNDAQENSLVAETLTVQFNAIKMLHSRVKMLLQYLKEVKKTDESVNNELLREFVSLCHRLPVMESGEFYRDLYTHCNDVALIAYLGVLTKCSNEVNDYCNKFNALYDRQVVGRKVKALFL
- the LOC100166623 gene encoding protein Fe65 homolog isoform X1, translated to MLCGEIIRSPNRSPYATLLSSLYPMMTAAVVEDDNLLENGRLSYENPNYHLAGTGHLALDDALNSNLTSATDSPAGFNLNDDCILYSELLCREFDTVCNINTDNINRKRYKSLDLGSMGVDVLGQTGKNWNTNLNHNVTRDMNITNQHDLTNVSNQNHQMQVSYVKPDLIEESEQTKCKGGNINEKRTPPNTLSLNKQKDTSNINMDIQHIQGDLNNDLYAIPMKNNSHECTDELPAGWEKHEDNDGPYYWHIKSGTIQREPPEYSGKNEPKTPLVKDAESVLNSFQNNTGGLISSVTRSTTSSALENLCYQKNRKEDMAYKRRSYPARIENENKGIRFAVRSLGWVEICEDDLTPERSSKAVNKCIVDLSLGRNDFIDNVGRWGDGKDLFMDLDEGALKLIDPENLTVLNTQPIHTIRVWGVGRDNGRERDFAYVARDRITRRHMCHVFRCDMPARTIANTLRDICKKIMIERSLQQNISRSTDINTATKMNQPVRPTNLPLEYRKRRSYRGSYSATTNLTQSFPTPMEEPRKVIRATYLGSIEVSKASGMDVLNDAIVALENSPTSVPQTVTVAVAPSMITIQQDTDEGDQMVECRVRYLSFLGIGQNIKQCAFIMHTTQDLFIAHVFECDPSAGTLCKTIEAACKLRYQKCLDAHPQGLNPNASLSHNINSPNVNGISRKGISSTLKSLVGTITGRKMKLTQS
- the LOC100166623 gene encoding protein Fe65 homolog isoform X2; its protein translation is MLCGEIIRSPNRSPYATLLSSLYPMMTAAVVEDDNLLENGRLSYENPNYHLAGTGHLALDDALNSNLTSATDSPAGFNLNDDCILYSELLCREFDTVCNINTDNINRKRYKSLDLGSMGVDVLGQTGKNWNTNLNHNVTRDMNITNQHDLTNVSNQNHQMQVSYVKPDLIEESEQTKCKGGNINEKRTPPNTLSLNKQKDTSNINMDIQHIQGDLNNDLYAIPMKNNSHECTDELPAGWEKHEDNDGPYYWHIKSGTIQREPPEYSGKNEPKTPLVKDAESVLNSFQNNTGGLISSVTRSTTSSALENLCYQKNRKEDMAYKRRSYPARIENENKGIRFAVRSLGWVEICEDDLTPERSSKAVNKCIVDLSLGRNDFIDNVGRWGDGKDLFMDLDEGALKLIDPENLTVLNTQPIHTIRVWGVGRDNGRDFAYVARDRITRRHMCHVFRCDMPARTIANTLRDICKKIMIERSLQQNISRSTDINTATKMNQPVRPTNLPLEYRKRRSYRGSYSATTNLTQSFPTPMEEPRKVIRATYLGSIEVSKASGMDVLNDAIVALENSPTSVPQTVTVAVAPSMITIQQDTDEGDQMVECRVRYLSFLGIGQNIKQCAFIMHTTQDLFIAHVFECDPSAGTLCKTIEAACKLRYQKCLDAHPQGLNPNASLSHNINSPNVNGISRKGISSTLKSLVGTITGRKMKLTQS